In a single window of the Methanofollis ethanolicus genome:
- a CDS encoding flavodoxin family protein, with product MKVCIVYYSATGNTKRIAEAAAEATGADLVEVKDLAAYSKVMMYIKGAPKARRGEKAEIEPARIDVAAYDLIAVGTPVWAFRVAPAANAIVAALENCEGKKAVAFATSGGVPGEILSILARQIEERGMMVAGTFHITDKEITKGEGMDGLARLISTASGA from the coding sequence ATGAAGGTCTGTATCGTCTACTATTCTGCCACCGGGAACACGAAGAGGATCGCAGAGGCGGCCGCAGAGGCGACAGGCGCCGACCTCGTCGAGGTGAAGGACCTCGCGGCGTACTCGAAGGTGATGATGTACATCAAAGGGGCACCGAAGGCGAGGCGGGGAGAGAAGGCCGAGATCGAACCGGCCAGGATCGACGTCGCAGCCTACGATCTGATCGCCGTCGGGACGCCGGTCTGGGCGTTCAGGGTGGCGCCGGCCGCAAACGCCATTGTCGCCGCACTTGAAAACTGCGAGGGAAAAAAGGCTGTTGCCTTTGCAACGAGCGGGGGCGTGCCTGGCGAGATTCTTTCGATCCTTGCCCGACAGATCGAAGAGCGGGGGATGATGGTCGCCGGCACCTTCCACATCACCGATAAGGAGATCACAAAAGGGGAGGGGATGGACGGGCTTGCCCGCCTGATCAGTACTGCATCTGGCGCGTGA
- the frhD gene encoding coenzyme F420-reducing hydrogenase, FrhD protein — translation MLFPEIVIVGCGNPLFADDGLGPEVIEELNRMQLPDNVKAIDAGLGAPHFIFTLIDPEVTKKIIVVDIADFGAEPGTLAELSLEDLPPGSYRDAHSWDLTEPLQRLKDRVEITILGVQPKRVTSPEMEIGLTEEVQKAIPKVVRHVLARIGVDYGATSEAKRDHLWKEGATQT, via the coding sequence ATGTTATTCCCGGAAATCGTGATTGTGGGATGTGGTAACCCCCTCTTCGCCGACGACGGCCTCGGGCCCGAGGTGATCGAGGAACTGAACCGCATGCAACTTCCCGACAATGTCAAGGCCATCGACGCAGGGCTCGGAGCCCCGCACTTTATTTTTACGCTGATCGACCCCGAGGTCACGAAAAAGATCATCGTCGTCGATATAGCGGATTTTGGTGCGGAACCGGGCACGCTTGCGGAGTTGTCCCTTGAAGACCTGCCGCCAGGGAGCTATCGGGACGCCCATTCGTGGGACCTGACCGAGCCGCTCCAGAGGCTGAAGGACAGAGTCGAGATCACGATCCTCGGTGTCCAGCCGAAACGGGTAACATCGCCCGAGATGGAAATCGGGCTCACCGAAGAGGTTCAGAAGGCCATACCCAAGGTAGTACGTCACGTACTTGCCAGGATTGGGGTGGATTATGGGGCTACTAGCGAAGCTAAAAGGGATCATCTTTGGAAGGAAGGAGCCACCCAGACCTGA
- a CDS encoding response regulator — MISVLLVDDDPMILDIIRLYLERGGEFSVTTCEGAIEALDILDNRFFDAIISDYEMPDMDGIKFLKIVRERGETSPFIIFTGHGREEIVIEAHTGGANFYLQKGGDPKKQFATLKNMVVRAVQNNGTRQR; from the coding sequence ATGATCTCAGTCCTGCTCGTAGACGACGACCCCATGATCCTCGACATCATCCGCCTGTATCTGGAAAGAGGGGGCGAATTTTCGGTGACGACATGTGAAGGGGCAATAGAAGCCCTCGATATCCTGGATAACAGGTTCTTCGACGCCATTATATCTGATTACGAGATGCCCGATATGGATGGCATCAAATTTTTAAAAATCGTCAGAGAACGCGGCGAAACGTCCCCCTTCATTATCTTCACTGGCCACGGACGGGAGGAGATTGTCATCGAAGCCCACACCGGCGGGGCGAACTTCTACCTCCAGAAAGGCGGCGACCCGAAGAAACAGTTCGCCACACTGAAAAATATGGTCGTGCGGGCAGTCCAGAACAACGGCACAAGGCAGCGCTGA
- the ilvC gene encoding ketol-acid reductoisomerase: MVEKYFDADADMGVLAGKKIAVIGYGSQGRGQALNLKDSGLNVVIGVRPGKSWEMAIKDGLEVFQVADAAREADVIQILLPDEDQAAVYRSAVRQGLTAGKTLMFSHGFNIHYGQIVPPPDVNVVMVAPKGPGHMVRRTYEEGKGVPALIAVEQDATGEAKAIALAYAKGIGATRAAVFETTFREETETDLFGEQAVLCGGCTSLIKAGFETLVANGYAPEMAYLEVLHELKLIVDLIYEGGFSGMRGSISNTAKYGDLTRGPRVVGPETYEAMQEILDEIQDGRFAKEWILENMTGRPVFTALTRADEEHEIECVGREIRALMPQFQKK, from the coding sequence ATGGTCGAGAAATATTTTGATGCCGATGCCGATATGGGCGTGCTGGCAGGGAAAAAGATTGCCGTCATCGGGTACGGCTCTCAGGGGCGCGGACAGGCGCTCAACCTCAAAGACTCCGGACTCAATGTTGTCATTGGGGTCAGGCCGGGGAAAAGCTGGGAAATGGCGATCAAAGATGGTCTGGAGGTTTTTCAGGTCGCCGACGCAGCGCGTGAGGCAGACGTCATTCAGATCCTCCTCCCTGATGAGGACCAGGCGGCAGTCTACCGGAGCGCAGTCAGGCAGGGCCTCACCGCGGGCAAGACCTTGATGTTCTCCCACGGGTTCAACATCCACTACGGCCAGATCGTCCCGCCGCCAGATGTCAACGTCGTGATGGTAGCGCCGAAGGGTCCCGGCCATATGGTGAGGCGGACGTACGAGGAGGGGAAGGGTGTCCCGGCGCTCATCGCCGTCGAGCAGGACGCAACAGGCGAGGCGAAGGCGATCGCCCTGGCGTACGCGAAAGGTATCGGCGCGACGCGGGCCGCGGTCTTTGAGACGACATTCAGGGAGGAGACCGAGACCGACCTCTTCGGCGAGCAGGCGGTCCTCTGCGGCGGGTGCACGTCCCTGATCAAGGCCGGGTTCGAGACTCTGGTCGCCAACGGGTATGCCCCGGAGATGGCCTACCTCGAAGTGCTCCACGAGCTGAAACTGATCGTCGACCTTATCTACGAGGGCGGGTTCTCAGGGATGCGGGGCTCGATCTCGAACACCGCAAAGTACGGAGACCTGACGCGGGGGCCGCGGGTCGTCGGCCCGGAGACCTATGAGGCGATGCAGGAGATCCTGGACGAGATCCAGGACGGCCGTTTCGCAAAGGAGTGGATCCTGGAGAACATGACAGGCAGGCCCGTCTTCACCGCCCTCACCCGTGCCGACGAGGAGCACGAGATCGAGTGTGTCGGCAGGGAAATCAGGGCGTTGATGCCACAGTTCCAGAAAAAATAA
- a CDS encoding plasmid mobilization protein, producing MTKQGKKTEMVNIRLTPEDYAVLKIQAEGKGISIAQHARNIILKNLSLSPLSDEIMKPDDILRICKIALSEYLESEEYKIRQKVLIKETLKEMIE from the coding sequence GTGACTAAACAGGGTAAAAAGACTGAAATGGTGAATATTCGGTTAACTCCCGAGGATTATGCTGTCCTTAAAATTCAGGCAGAGGGAAAGGGGATTTCCATTGCGCAACACGCCCGCAATATAATTTTGAAAAATCTATCTTTGTCTCCTCTCTCTGATGAAATAATGAAACCCGATGACATTTTGAGAATTTGCAAAATAGCATTGTCCGAGTATCTGGAGTCTGAAGAGTACAAGATTCGGCAAAAGGTATTGATTAAGGAGACCCTGAAAGAGATGATAGAGTGA
- the frhA gene encoding coenzyme F420 hydrogenase subunit alpha — MSKVVEISPTTRHEGHSKLVLKVNDEGIVERGDWLSITPVRGVEKLAVGKTMEQVPKIASRVCGICPIAHTLAATEAMEASVGCYIPEDAMLLRYILQCANRLHSHALHNILSLPDMYLPGTDTKINPFSPEEPVRSVALRIQRLREIGQTIGEIVGGEAIHPSNPRVGGMYKNISPRAKQKVYDLAKEGRMLAHEQSEFMIAVFRNFQKRDWAEVAGRQVPIPKDLGYHNQGYMAAAPVYGSSSLDDNPTWFPERWTEVRPWDWYMGEEEITLEDKDYPVGGTTPAGEKAWPQMQACTGVPLYDGQPVEVGPRARLVQFKNYDLKGAMGLQIARQMEYEECLYGIMEAADALNTSGKVLADEIPQGDGSLGWAANEAPRGCDVHLTKVKDGKVRWFSMLVPTTWNFPTCSRALAGAPWELAEVIVRAYDPCVSCATHMLVVDENKKIVAQKLLE; from the coding sequence TTGTCGAAAGTTGTAGAGATTTCCCCAACCACGAGGCACGAGGGCCACTCCAAACTCGTCCTGAAGGTAAATGACGAGGGTATCGTCGAGCGTGGTGACTGGCTTTCCATCACCCCGGTGAGGGGTGTCGAGAAGCTCGCCGTCGGCAAGACGATGGAGCAGGTGCCCAAGATTGCCTCCCGTGTGTGCGGTATCTGTCCGATCGCCCACACGCTTGCAGCGACTGAGGCCATGGAAGCATCCGTCGGGTGTTACATCCCTGAGGACGCGATGCTTCTGCGGTACATCCTCCAGTGCGCAAACAGGCTGCACAGCCATGCACTGCACAACATCCTCTCCCTGCCCGACATGTACCTGCCGGGTACGGACACGAAGATCAACCCGTTCTCCCCCGAGGAGCCGGTGCGGTCTGTCGCCCTCCGGATCCAGAGGCTCCGTGAGATCGGCCAGACCATCGGCGAGATCGTCGGCGGAGAGGCCATCCACCCGTCGAACCCGCGTGTCGGCGGTATGTACAAGAACATCTCCCCGAGGGCGAAGCAGAAGGTCTACGACCTTGCGAAGGAAGGCCGGATGCTCGCCCACGAGCAGTCCGAGTTCATGATCGCGGTCTTCAGGAACTTCCAGAAGCGCGACTGGGCAGAGGTTGCCGGCCGCCAGGTCCCGATCCCGAAGGACCTCGGCTACCACAACCAGGGCTACATGGCCGCGGCCCCGGTCTACGGCAGCAGCAGCCTTGACGACAACCCGACCTGGTTCCCCGAGCGCTGGACCGAAGTCCGGCCCTGGGACTGGTATATGGGCGAGGAAGAGATCACCCTCGAAGACAAGGACTATCCCGTAGGAGGCACCACCCCGGCAGGCGAAAAGGCCTGGCCGCAGATGCAGGCCTGCACGGGCGTGCCCCTGTACGACGGTCAGCCTGTCGAAGTCGGTCCGCGTGCCCGTCTCGTCCAGTTCAAGAACTACGACCTGAAGGGAGCCATGGGCCTGCAGATCGCTAGGCAGATGGAGTACGAGGAGTGCCTGTACGGCATCATGGAAGCCGCCGACGCCCTCAACACCTCCGGCAAGGTTCTTGCCGACGAGATCCCGCAGGGCGACGGAAGCCTTGGCTGGGCTGCCAACGAGGCCCCGCGTGGCTGCGACGTCCACCTGACAAAGGTCAAGGACGGCAAGGTCCGCTGGTTCTCCATGCTTGTCCCGACCACCTGGAACTTCCCGACCTGCAGCCGCGCCCTCGCTGGCGCACCGTGGGAACTCGCAGAAGTCATCGTTCGGGCCTATGACCCGTGCGTATCCTGCGCAACCCACATGCTGGTCGTGGATGAGAACAAGAAGATAGTGGCCCAGAAACTCCTCGAGTGA
- the frhG gene encoding coenzyme F420 hydrogenase subunit gamma, producing the protein MVEKITVGHVHMSGCTGCLVSFADNYEGLFKILDNYADLVYALTLVDVRHVPEMDVALVEGSVCLQDKCSVEEIKETREKAKIVVALGGCAAYGNITRFCRGGQWNQPQMESYVPIGDLIDVDVYIPGCAPTPQQIRNVCLMAYLLLKGTDEQKELAGAYLKPLMALAKRGDEACGCDLMYDVINQGLCMGCGSCAAACPVRAVTIEGGKPQIERDLCIKCGACYAQCPRSFFNFDVMNEFEGISELIKEVMQ; encoded by the coding sequence GTGGTAGAGAAGATTACCGTTGGGCACGTGCACATGAGCGGCTGTACCGGATGCCTTGTTTCCTTTGCAGACAACTACGAAGGACTCTTCAAGATTCTGGACAACTATGCAGACCTCGTCTATGCACTGACCCTTGTGGATGTCAGGCATGTCCCTGAGATGGACGTCGCCCTCGTCGAGGGCTCCGTCTGCCTCCAGGACAAGTGCTCTGTTGAAGAGATCAAGGAGACCAGGGAGAAGGCGAAGATCGTCGTCGCCCTCGGTGGTTGTGCGGCATACGGGAACATCACCCGGTTTTGCCGTGGCGGCCAGTGGAACCAGCCCCAGATGGAGTCTTACGTTCCGATCGGAGACCTGATCGACGTCGACGTCTACATCCCCGGCTGTGCGCCGACCCCGCAGCAGATCAGGAACGTCTGTCTCATGGCGTACCTGCTCCTGAAGGGTACCGACGAGCAGAAGGAGCTTGCCGGTGCATACCTCAAGCCCCTCATGGCCCTTGCAAAGCGCGGCGATGAGGCCTGCGGCTGCGACCTGATGTACGACGTGATCAATCAGGGCCTGTGCATGGGCTGCGGTTCCTGTGCCGCCGCCTGTCCGGTCCGTGCGGTCACAATAGAGGGCGGCAAGCCGCAGATCGAGCGCGACCTGTGCATCAAGTGCGGCGCCTGCTATGCCCAGTGCCCGAGGAGCTTCTTCAACTTCGATGTGATGAAC
- the mptA gene encoding GTP cyclohydrolase MptA: protein MELPDVQSTTPDVRINLTRVGVKNVKKLVEVSRPGKRPVIFISNFDVFVDLPGSLKGANLSRNFEVIDEVLQEAIDGKVSEIEELCSVVARKLLDHHEYAERTEVLMRSEFMVRRETPVSKTSCHEVVKVHARAVARRNGHHPIIRKSIGAEVTGMTACPCAQDIMKDHAVHVMQDLGIEQEKITAFFEEVPMATHNQRGRGFLCIETDDDQHVSLETIIKVLKDSMSASIFELLKRGDENYVVMQAHRNPRFVEDCVREMARHVVSRFSDLPGDSMILIRQTNEESIHQHDAYAERKATLAELIAELNGD from the coding sequence ATGGAACTGCCAGACGTACAGTCGACCACTCCAGATGTCCGCATCAATCTGACGAGGGTCGGCGTAAAAAACGTTAAAAAACTGGTTGAAGTCTCCCGCCCAGGCAAGCGCCCTGTGATCTTCATTTCGAACTTCGACGTTTTTGTCGACCTCCCCGGCAGCCTGAAGGGGGCCAACCTCTCCAGGAACTTCGAGGTTATAGACGAAGTGCTCCAGGAGGCCATTGATGGGAAGGTTTCTGAGATCGAGGAACTCTGCAGCGTTGTTGCACGGAAACTCCTCGACCACCATGAATATGCCGAAAGGACCGAGGTCCTGATGCGCAGCGAGTTCATGGTCCGCCGTGAGACTCCGGTCTCGAAGACGAGTTGTCACGAGGTCGTGAAAGTTCACGCCCGTGCGGTCGCAAGGCGGAACGGTCACCACCCCATCATCAGGAAGAGCATCGGCGCTGAAGTCACCGGAATGACTGCCTGCCCCTGTGCCCAGGACATCATGAAGGACCATGCGGTCCATGTGATGCAGGACCTGGGTATCGAGCAGGAGAAGATCACTGCCTTCTTTGAGGAGGTGCCGATGGCCACCCATAACCAGCGCGGCCGCGGCTTCCTCTGCATCGAAACCGACGACGACCAGCATGTCTCCCTGGAGACGATCATCAAGGTCCTGAAGGACTCGATGAGCGCTTCGATCTTTGAACTTCTCAAGCGTGGCGACGAGAACTATGTCGTGATGCAGGCCCACCGCAACCCCCGCTTTGTCGAGGACTGCGTCAGGGAGATGGCACGGCATGTCGTCTCCCGTTTCAGCGACCTCCCCGGCGACTCGATGATCCTCATCCGCCAGACGAATGAGGAGAGCATCCACCAGCACGACGCCTACGCGGAGCGGAAGGCGACGCTTGCCGAGTTGATCGCAGAGCTGAACGGAGACTAA